The nucleotide window ACCGCTTCTGATATCCTCCATCGGCACCTGTGCTCACCCGCCACCCCCCACCAACACACATGCatccacataattaaaaattttaaagtaaaagaaaaaagaaaaaaaaggcaggacACGTAAGTAACTTTTCTGATAGACAGTTCCAGGTCTGTCTTCATAGTGTTGCATTCCATGTTACCTGGCTAGCTTCAAATGTTGTCTGTGGCAGCATTATTACCAAATATTCTTggtgcttcattttatttttctaatctcAAGAAGCCCAAGAGCATTTGATTTGTGGTTCAGAGTTATTAAGTTAATATATGTAAACTATTTAGAACCTGAGCCTAGCGTGTAGAAAGTCCCATGTGTATATGTCGTTTTTGTTATTGTGAGTAGATGCATTAAAAAGTCACACATTTAGAACTGCGTTGTCACCTTTTGTCTCATTTGTCTACTCTCTCACCCTGGCCCAGACCTGTGCCACCATATGTAAACATGCTGAGTGAGTAGAGATTTCTCACCTGAAGCTTGGCATGCAGCGTCTTATCCACAAGGAAGACATATTTGTCCTCGCTTTCCTTGTTGTATTCTTTCATAGCAAACCATACACACTGCTTCACATTGGCATTTGAGGTATTGATGGATTCAAAGAACCGCAATATCTTCCCTTCATTCTCGGGCTGGTCCACACCAACTGCCAGGGCTACTGGAATGAGGAGGAGCAAGGACAGCCACAAGGATTTTGTCATGGTCCCTCAGTCAAAAGGCACAAAAGATGTACTCCAAGTCTCCTTGGGGCTTGAGCTGCAATGGAGCAGCCACTGCTGCCACTGTAGGACTGTCAAACtaaagaacacagagaaaagctCTCTGAAGACTGATTATGTGTAGGGCCACGGGTATGGCTGTAGAGGGTTAAAGCACTTGATGATGActctgaaaacctgagttcaaactCCAGGACACACATGTTGGAAGACGAGAagcaactcctgcaagttgtcctctgacttcccatGCATGCTACTGTGTGTGAGGCACACGCCACCACCACCCCCTCATAAACAGAGCCTTGCAATGAGGAAATGTGTTCCTTAAGAAACAGTGATCATATTCAAGAAggctgagacaaaaaaaaaaaaaaaaaaaaaacaaaaacaaaaaaaaaaaaaacatttaaaggcaAAACGAGGAGGATTATATGAGACTTTTGAATCAGGAACGAAGGTGGCATGAGTCCAGGGTCAAATTCAAATACACAATAGTGGGTAGCTGTCCTTGCAGATGTATCTTATGTGAAAGGCTGAATAGCCTTTGTGCAAGATTATGGTCCTGAAGGAGTCTTTGAGAACTGTTTCTTGTTATCAGGCACACAGCACGAGGTCAGCCACCTCACCATAGCCTCCAGCTTTATGTTTCATTTATGTATCTGGTTAAAGCACAAGACAACTCCATTTGATACTGAAAAACTTTGCAGCTCAAGGATCTTACAAAAAATTCACCTCTTCAGTATCAGCATAGCTGGATTCAAGACATGGTTCTTTGGAACACCCTTGAGAGCCACCTCTCCCCTGTCTAAGAAAACGTAGCAACAGCACTCCCAATTAAAAATGCTCTGCCACTGTCCTTTGCCTCTTGCCTCCATTCTGGGTACAATCCCTTCATCTAGAGAAACATCCTGAAGTGTTTTCATATGTCCCCATGCCTGCCACCACCAACTCTGTCCTGTAAACTAGAGCTATGAAATGCTGGTGTGCCCCAATGTTCTCTGGTCCTACCCTTCTTTGACTATCCAACCTGCTTGTCCTGTTGAGCTCCTTCCTCACTC belongs to Meriones unguiculatus strain TT.TT164.6M chromosome 4, Bangor_MerUng_6.1, whole genome shotgun sequence and includes:
- the Cst8 gene encoding cystatin-8, whose translation is MTKSLWLSLLLLIPVALAVGVDQPENEGKILRFFESINTSNANVKQCVWFAMKEYNKESEDKYVFLVDKTLHAKLQITDRMEYSIDVQMSRSNCKKPLNNTENCVTQKNSVLDKKVNCSFLVGALPWNGEFTLLNKECKDI